A region of the Geomonas subterranea genome:
CGAAGTCAGGCGACGATCCCCAGTATCATTGGGAGGCCTGCCCCACTTTCGGCTGGTTTACTGTTACCCCTGCCACCTTGCGCTGCAGCCAACTGCAATATTTTTCTTCAACCAGCCTGAACGCACGCGCTGCTCCGCTTGACTTGGTGAAATGGTGTATGGAGAAATCAGCGTCATCGAAAACTGCCTCTTCGACAGTGCCTGATTGTCTGTTCTCGAAGCGATTGGCTATGCTCAGGAATGCTCTTGGGTTTGAGCTGGAGGTAAAGGCCCCGGTCATTGCGGCAACTGCGGTGCTCAGCGCCCAGTATGGGTCATGAGTCCCCACATACACTTTGGTAAGGGAGCTATCAATCACTAAATCGGAGTCAGATGGCACATTTTCACCTACAGTCAATACAAGCCCAGATTGCGTCAAGCATTTTGAGATAGTTTCTTTCACGACATCGGCAGGTGGATTGGTTGAGACGTGATCCGTTTGCATTGTCCCTGTTGTAAGTAAATAGGTACCATCTTCCAATTTGGGAGTTCGAGCTACATCCACCAGCGGTCTGAGGTGAACCTTGCCGGTCAGCTTTACTACTGGCTTAAGATCATCATCGATAGGCTTCAGGGTGGTCTTTACGATGCAACCCGAAAGGGTTTGACTAACAGCTAGCAAGGTAACGAGAAGAAAATACAGCCTCATTGTAGACTCCTTTTTGTTAGCGTTTCTCATAATATAAAAGCAACATTCACCACAGTCACGCTTTAAATTGGTGCCGCCATTAGTTTGATTTCAGCTGCATCCCCACCGGCTGATGTAATTTTGAATTTAAAACCGGCAACTTCTACAGTTGAAGTCTTGTTAAGGTCCACTTCTATCGCTTCAACGTAAACAGGTTTTTCTGCATCTCCATCATAATTTTTGAACAGGAAAGACACAACAGCCCCCGCAGCTCCAGTGTACCAAAGGGATGACTTCTTTAGATTCAAGTATCCTCTCTCAAGCTTGAAGTCACCTTCGTTATTGAGTATCTTGTAAAAAATATGATCTTTCATTTGATCCATTTCCGTACGGTCTACATAAGATCTCAAAGCGTATGGTTTCAGTGTACTTTTTTCAAAAAAGAAAATAGTGTCCTGGATATTATAGGATTGATAAACCGAGGAAATTAAAGCAGTCGAAGGTAACATGCTTGAACCTCCTTGCTTTAAAATGCCATTCGAGTTCAAGCTTGGAGTGTCATTCATTACTTTTTCAGCTGAGGACATCAAAGCATTACCCTTGGCCCCGACTGTGACAACCTTGCCTAGTATGCCCCCCCCAACTAAGCCGGTCCCAACCCCACCAGCGGTGTCTATAGCAGCATTGTTAACCTTCTTTGCCATTTCCGGACTTAAACCGGAACCGACCCCACCACCGGTAGAAAACGACTGCCCTTTCGAGGTACCAGTAATCGCCGAATTGAGAGCACGTTCCCCTGCATATTGTGCTGCTGAGCCAATCAAAGACGACATAAATCCTGGTGAATCCGACTGCTTGATTTGCTTTGGCCGGTATCCGTCAAGGGGCCATCCAACATAATTCCCTTCATCTGTCAAAGCAACTATTTGGAACTTTGAACCCTGTTTAACCGGATGGTACAAACTTTTGAAGACCGTATCGACGTCAGGCTTGTATAATTGCTCAGCTTTGATAAGTACAATGTACTTGCTGTTATGCATCAGAACTTTCTCAGTTCCTCTATCAAGGCGGTAATTCTTGCCAACTTCCAAAGATGTATTTTCTGTATTAGTTGCAGAATATGGTGTGGCATGGATTGTAGAACAAGCAACAACTGGAATAACACACAAACACAACAATACAAAATGCAGTAATCTTTTCACTTGACCCTCCTCCTGGATAGCACATGCAGACTCGGCATCTGCATGACATAGTAGACAGCTAACGACTTCACGAGTACGGCGTCCGTGGTCAGACCCACGGTGCAATTATTTCCAATTTGCATTTGGGGGAAATTAACAGGCTGACATCCCTGAGCTTCAAGCAATCCGTTTCGCCCCCCTGCCCCTCATTATGAGTAGCAACCCTCATAAAAAAACGCCCCTCAAAACTCTGCTCCTAGCAGAGTTCCAACGGGCGCTTAAATTTCCGCTTCTTCGGTAACCGGCAATCCATTAAGCAAATGGACCCTTTGGTTTTGCGTCACCAGATTACTCTGGTTTTGCTCTTATCGGTAGCAGCCCTGGATTTTCGCTGTATAAAAAAACGGTCATTTTTATATCCCAATAATCACCAACAAAGCAAATATTTTTTATATAGAAACAACATTATTTTTGCGTCCCAGTGGGACGTCCGTGAAATCCTGACTAAGTCAACTGCTGCGCAGGATTTGAGGGACGTCGCCGCAAGGTGGCCCGGCGCATGGTCATCCCGCCGCACCGCGAGGGGGGGCAGGCGCAGTTCATAGAGCAGCCCGTCCCCCTTTCCACCCGCGACACCAACGTCAACAAACTGCTCGATTGTCTGCGGAACAACCTGGACAAGGCGTACAGCCTCGACGATCTCGCCGATTACAGCCTGATGAGTCGTCGTACCTTCACGCGGCACTTCCAGAAAGCCACCGGCATGTCAGTCGGCGCCTGGTTCATGAGCGAGCGCCTGCAGCGGAGCCAGGAGTTGTTGGAGACTACCAGCCACTCCATAAAAACAATAGCCGAGCTAGTCGGTTTCCAATCTGCCGCATCGTTGCGTCAGCACTTCCGCGCCCGGTTCAACGTCACCCCCACCGAATGGCGCAAAACCTTCCAAACCGGCTGCCTCGGTGCCTGATATTCGTATCACAGGCGTTTAATCCCTCATGACGTTCCCCTCTTTGGAGAGAAAAAGGGGACAGGCTACTTTTCCTTCTTTGGGCACTTATTGCATGCAGTGCTGATTCGTGCCGGAGTTAGTGTAATTCAATCAACGGAAAAGCCATAATGGGATGGTCCAGGGATTCCTCCGCAAGCGTTATTCCTTTGTAAAAGTAGCCTGTCCCCTTTTCTCCATGGCTATACCCGGGTCCGACTGATTCAGTTGACTTCTTTCAGCAAATCAGCCATATCAACAACACGACCCTTTTCACAATTTTGCACCCAACATCAGGATGAAACGATGACCACTCAATCGCCAAACGACCCGCTCCACGGCGTCACTTTGAAGATGATTCTCACCGAATTGGTGGAGGAACTCGGCTGGGAAGAGTTGGGAAGGCGAATCGACATTCGCTGCTTTACCCACACCCCCAGCATTTCCTCCAGCCTCAAATTTTTAAGAAGGACGCCTTGGGCCAGAGAAAAGGTCGAGGAGATGTATCTGAGGTTGAAGATGTAGAGGGTAACACCGCCTCCCTTTCAACGTTCACCTTCCAGCCCTACCCGCCCCTCCGGAGGGAAAGGTGACAGGCTACTTTTCAATTTGCAGCTGCCAGAACCCATAAAGTAGCCTGTCCCCTTTTGTCTGACTAAATCAGCTGCTGCGCAGGATTTCAGGGACGTCCCTCTGATATCCTTTCTTAACGGCCAAGATGGTTCTTAAATAACTTTGTAAAGGCATAATTGTTATCGAAAAAATTCTGTCCTGGGCAACCAGTGAGTTGGTGTGGGGATTGCGGTGTGTGGAGCAAAGAAAAAGCAATTTCATACATTAGAAGGAACATAAACCAGCAGTGCGCGTAGGTTTTTATGCTTGCATAACTACTTCTGAATGGGGCAATAGATTTTGCGTGAGCACGATCGTTCCTAAAAGCGTAACCAAGTCCACTCAGAAGGAAAAATACCAGATCGTCTGGAGTTAATTTGACTGAGCCCCCTGCGAGAGCAACCTGCTCGCGATGCAATATTTTACGTAACAGTGATGCTCCATTACGCCGTTGTGTCGTGTCTGCATAATCATAGCAGACTGATAGATGAGCCAGTGCAGTCTGAAGGGCAGTGCTAATTACTGGTGGATTACCATTGGCAAATAAAAGTCTTTTCGAATAAGACGTTAAATTGTTATGAGTTCCAGGTGCAAATGTATATGGGCCTGACTCAATTATTCTTTTAAGCAGATACTCACATGTTTGGATTGGAATATTTTCTATAAGATTATATAAGCCTGAAGCTGCATTACTGTTGCTGTTAAAATATGGACTTAAGACGTTTGCTGCAACGCTCCGCATTGAATTAGTGATGTTGCCATTGCCAAAGGATGTCGTAGCTAGATATTCGAAAGCACGCCACGTCCAATCAAAGGCATGGTCAGGTCGGCTAGGTAAGCTGTCTATGGCATCTAACAAGTATGAAATAACAATATGAATATCTTTGTTAGTGGTAGGTGGTATCTGATAAGGGAAAAATAGCTGGTTGGTTTCAAACTGTTCGAGTCGTTTCCTAAAATCAACCTCAGCTCGAAAATCCTGTAATTTTGGCCAATGATTGAAGTGATCAATTCTTAACTGCTTAGCCACTGACAAGCTCCTCCGATTTACACATATTTCGAATCGACCAACGCCTCAAGGCGCGCGACCTGTCTGTTGACGCCGAATGTTGGACCTTCAGTGAAAGGACCGTGCGGGACGTTGTTGTTATATTGACATTTGATAGTGACGGTTACCAACGTCCCCTCGGTGCCCCTACATCGGCAAGACCGTCATCCATCCGCCCCCCCCTATCGTATCTTCTGTTTCTAATTTTGTATGTCGGCAAACAGGAGCTAACTGTTTATCGCTTTGTGCAACTGGGCCTACGACGATGCGCCAGACGCTGTCGTGCAGCAGCCTGGTGTGAGCCAAAACGACCATCAATCTCTGCTAAAGTCTCGCACGCACCATACGCATCTATTTGTATCATGGCTTCAAAAATAGCAACACCCGATTGACGTGACGTTCCTCCCAGGCGATGAAGGGTAAGTGCAAGGTCAGTTAGCTGTGGCGCCGCAATTGCCGTCCCAGTCCGAATGTCTCCTAGCTCACTCCGCCAAGCCACTATAAGCTTCTCAGCTATGGTGGCAATAAGCTCGTCTTCATGCGGGAGTAGCGCTTGAAGACGCTCCACAACAAAGCTAGAGGGGGCGGCAGTCATGTCGCAGTTATCGTCGGCCAAAGCACGAAGGAGTCTGACAGTAAACTCATCTGGGACAAAGTCGTCAACCAGTCTAAAAACGTCCATAACCGCAGCAACAAGGTCCTTGCTGGCCCCTTTTAATAACGCAACAAGTGTCTCTGTTGACTTGAGACGCAGCGGCGCTTCAGTCCAAAGGTTTACAGAGGCGTAGGCAAGACCAATCTTTGCGCTTTCAGTGCCAACAACTATAATCTCCTCACGTGCGCACTCCCACCTTGGCGTACCTTTCGCTGTGGCAACCAAACCCACAAGTTCACCATACGCGCGTTGCAAAAAAGCACGGTCTGATTTGCTCCAGTCAATAATAAGGTCGAAGACAAGTTGGTCGTCCCATCGCTGCGCATGAGCAAGAAAGAAGACGGCATCTCGAGTAGCGAGGATCTCGGGGAAATAATTAAAGAGTTTACGAAGGAAGGCTGACACTCCCTCTGGCGTCGATCCGCCAGCATTGTTAAGGCAATGCAGAAGTCCTTTCCAAACCTTTGGATTCGTTTCCCGCGATAAATGGTCATTGAGTATGGAAAGGTAACGATCCCGCCCCTCTTCTTTCCTGCTAAGAAGTATCGAAGCGAGCGCCGAGAGCGAATTGTAATTACCGCCAGGGAGAAACGAGGTGTTACCGTAGCCCCAAAGGATGCTTCCGTCGCTGAGTTCCTCGTCTTTGAGAGCAGAATGTACTTTGAGTTCCTCGTTGTCAGTGCCCTCCTCCTGAGAGGGATGAAGGCTAAGCCATTCGATAAGTATATCTATCACATCATGACTGATGTAGCCCTTCCTGTTAGCAATTTTTTCTAGAGCTCGTGCCGCAGAGTCCCTGAAATCTTCAGACTTAAATCCTCGATCATGCAGATCACGAAAAGCGTCTAATAAACCTTTGTCATTCTGCGCATCCTCGGCCATCGCGTCAAGCGCGTAACCGGCGGCTCGCTCTTGCTGGAGCGGCTCGAACTGCTCCATCAGGCGCATTGCTCTGGCAGGATAAGTTTTGGCAAACTCTGCGAAAGCACGGGACAACTGAATATTGCCGCCTCGCATCCAATGCGTCGGATGATCCCAATGCGTCTTATCAGGAATCTCCCGGAAAATTTTAAGTATGTCCCGATCTTTGGCCTTAGCCATTGCGGATGAGTCCATAGGGGATCCTATACAGCAGACTTCACCCCTTTTAAAGGATCGACCGAACCGGTCGCCTAACGCTCGTTGTTCATTAGCCACTAACTCACGATTCTCAGGCGCCAGCCTGTCTAGCCCTACGGCTTCAAGAAGTTCCTTTTTGGATGCTCGAACAACATCTAAAAATGTTTTTCGTTGACTCGGCTCGTGGAGGTGATCTGGAGCGCTGGGCTTGTAACTACGCACTGACTCCTGAAAGCGGGTGATCTCGTCGGTCGACCAATGTGGTGTACAGGCGGACACAAGGTGGACAGTTGTGCTCCTATGGCCGTAGGAATTGCCGAGTTGGAATCGACGCTGGTCAGAAAGCAGCCAATCTAGAGCCCTCGATGCTAACACGCCTGCAGCTACTTCATAACCACGTGCAATCAACTGTTGCACAGCCAATATCTCAAGAGTGGAATTTTCGTCAGCCCACTCTAAAAAAGTTTCCGGCATTTCTTTCGCGAGTGTCTCGACAGCGATTTGCAGTGCCATCATCACCGGTTTTTCACGCGTTGGTGATTGAGGGCTCAGGCCTAACTCGACCTCCAGAATGTACCTTCCGGGGTAAACAAAATTGTCATCACTGCTGCAGCTATAGCCAAGGATTTCTGAAAAAACAGCGACGTACCACGACCAGACATGCTCCAGAAACAGGGACGGAACAGTTTCTGATAGAGATGGAATGTCGCCCCATTCCATCGTTTCGAGCAGACCCTCTAATGCCTTCAGTCGTGGACGGAGGACGTATTCGTACTCCACAGACTTCTCAGACTTAGATGGAGGTGGTTCCGGCTTGCCTTGCGCCTCAACAAGGAGAAAATCAAGTTTTGCACGCACCAAGCGCAGGGCTATAACGGGCTGGGTAACCGCAAGTGTCATCGCAGTATGCTCCACAGCCCATACGGAGATTGGAGCACGCTTAAGGGCAGTAATCGCAAGCTCTTCAACTTCGTCACTCCATTGTGGGCATCCCTGCACCGTCATCCACGTGAAATTGTCCTTCGCCGGGTAGGGCAACCAGCGGTCCTTGATGAGGCGAACAACCTGGTCACAATGGGTGTTCCAGTTTAAAGCAAGAATCCGGCTAGCTTGACCGGCTTCTGGATCTGTGCCAGACATTGCATCCCAAATCGCGGTTGATGCAAAATGGCTGAACCATCCTGTTCCGCTGCCGATAGCCTTGAGCCCAAATATGCGAAGGTCAGGGGAGTTCATCACATCTGACATAAACCTCTTTTCAGCCTGTTGTGGCTGGTTTACTTGCCCAAGGAATTCGATCAAAAGGAGACGGAGATGGCGTCGGAGATCCTTTGTCATCCAAATTTCGGTTAGTTCTCGTACATACGACGTAACTTCTGCCTCTCGCAGATAGTTTAATGCCGACCAAAGTTTTGCTCTGACAAACAGCGAATCCTGGCGCTCTTGAACATAGGTCGAGAGTAACCCCGTGTTTCTAACAAAGGACCTGGCCAGCACGTAATCGAAGACTGTCTGATGACTGAAGGCTACACTGAGGCTATTCTCCGATCTAACAAGGAATCCTAGAGCTTCCAAGCGATTCAGCGAGTTTAGACGGTTATCAAAGCGTGAAGCAGCTAGCCAAAGAGACTCTTCCTCCGCCATTTGACCTGCAAGGTCTGAAGCTAGCAGGATAAGTGGCTCGCTATCATCGGCTGACGCTATCCTATCATGCCACAACTGCTCTAGCATTGCCTGATAAGTACTGAAGGGCTCTGTTCTCCCAGCCCCCACCAGACCGATGAAAGTCTTTAAAGCCTGCGGAATGCGTACGACATCCCGTGCGCTCTCAGGCCATGTATCAGAATCAATACCAACCTCAGCAAGACGCTCCTTCACTTCATGCCAAGGTGGGAGGGACAACCTCACTGCTTCTGCTTCAATGGTACGCAGTCTGACGTCATGATTAAATTCAAAGGTTCGGGCAGAAAGGATAACATGAATATTCGTAACATTGCTGATCCGACGGACTAGGTTGAGAAGGACGTTCAATCGTCCGCTTCGAAGGTCTAGCTGGCTTGCAAGCGCGTCCAATTGGTCAATCAAAACGTAAACGGGCTGCAGCGCTGCTAAGCGAAGGACCAGATCGCTAGGAAGCGCCGGTAAATTTAACTCCCGTTGTAAGTCGAGTTCGGTTCGCACCTCGGTCGAAATAAAATCCGCCTTCAGTGCGAATACGGTCGCACCTTGTCCCAGTAGTTCAGATGTAATTTTAGAAAGCAGAGCCGACTTACCCGATCCTGGTTCGCCAAGGAGGACAGTAGAACTCGTGTCAAGCTGAAAACGGGTTTCGATATTTTCCCGCTCGGGTCTCTCAATCCACCTTCCGTTAGGAAGAGTTTTTTCCCAAGCTAGAAGATCAACAGAAGCTGTGGCCAGAGCGACTTTTGCCTTATCCGCTTCTCCGACCGATTCAATAGATGTCGCCCCTAGAAGGAAAACTCCGCTCTCCGATGCGACTTCACGGAGCGTGGCCAGGTTCATGCTTCCGAGGTCACTTTCACGGACGCTCATGACGAGCCGAACAGAGCCGACATCAACGCGCACAAGGGTCAGCTTCTCGTCGTCAAACGCTACCTTGAGACGCTCGACAACAGCATCGACTTTCTCCTTCGGCCAATCCTCAATCGACCCAGCAAAGTTGAACACGAAGTCTGTACGACTCTCTGCAGGACCATGCCCGTCATAATTCTGCTCATTTCCCGTTGTTTTCGTATCCTCAACTGAGGGATTTCCCTGTGTAGGAACCTTACTCCGAAACGAAAGGATGCTGAAGGCAAAGGCAGCCGCATGGGCGGCCGCGATGGGTTGATGCATCTTGTCATTTGCTTGATCCTTGCCGGCACACATATCCGAGATACCGCGGACAATAATGGCTGAAGCGTTCTCATGGTGGGCAGCATTCATGACGCCCCAGCCTTCCATCTCAACAGCACCGCAATCATTGAAATGCACTCGCAGCCAGGCAAAGCGCGGAGATTTATCACCAGCAACTACTTCCTCACCCGAAACAATACCCTTAACAACAGCTGACGGGGGGAATTCGCAGGGATAGCAGTTCTTGTCTGGTAGACTTGTTCCAACAGGAGGCCGCACCAGGTCCCACCATTCATCATCATAGATGAGCCCTTGGGCAGCTGTCAGGAGTTCTCGTGCGGAGGGTAGGCCATGCGGCCTGCTGAACGTTTCATTATCTCCAACTTTCGCAGCATGCCCATTGTAGACATAATCACCGACAACGACGCTGCCGATAGGGATATCTTCTTTCAAAGACCCGGCTACTCCAACAAACATAACAGCATGGAAGCTTCCAAATTCCTGGAACGCCTTGCCCGTAACTAGGCCTGCGTCACTATTGCCCTGCGATGTAATCGCATGTACGACAAGCCAATCCCCAGCTGGATCGGAAAAATAACCATACTCATAAAGCGCGCCTTTCTCCCCGACGAGTCTTTCAGGTTTGGCTAAGTGAGCTTTCACAGCTCGGCTTTCGCAAACAACCGTCGTTAGAATGAGTGCGCGTCGCGGGTGGTCGCGAAATTCTATTTTGATATCGGCTGGAGTTTGAAATGCCATTTTTCCCCTATGAGGTGCAGCGTCATTTGACGATCGTATTAAATGAGATCTTTCATTTAAATATCAGAAAATCACTGTAAGGGCTACGGAATACCGCCGCCCCCAATATTACAATACACCAGTTCAAAGGACAGGTTCTGGTGCCTTGTAGTACAAGGGGGACACGCATAAGATTATAAGTTTCTCGGAAGGCTCGACAGCCGCCCCTCAACCAACCACTTCCATCAATCTTATACGTGCACTGCCTACTCCTAGCTCTTCTCGGGTCTTATATATCAGAGTGACGCCCCTGAAATCCTGACTAAGTCAGCTGCTGCGCAGGATTTCAGGGACGTCCCTCTGCCTCCTGGATCGGCCATTGCCGTCTCTGGGCCGAGTTGCTTCACATCTTTCGTTACTTGACAGATCTGGAAACAGGTTGGCAGTACCACACAACCTGACTAAATCCCCCATCTGACGAAGTTGCAATCGGGATAATGGCGGCAAACAGCCGCTTCTTGCCCCTGTCTTTGTCCTGACAGTGTTCTAATTCTTCTCATCGGCTGCCCACAGAGCTCACATCGACCTAGATCCTTTCCTCCAATCCCATCTATCCTGCGGTCTTGCAACCAACGTCCTACATCTTTTCGTCGGTATGCTAAATACGCTCCTACAATCGAGATAAACGGGCCAATCATCCAGGCTTGTCCCTTAATCATTCCGACCTCCTACAACCACTCCCTATGCCCCCCTGTATCTCTTACGCCTTCGGTAGCGCCGCCTGCTTATTCACCAGCGCGGTGAGATCGACGCCGGGCAACAGCCGGCTTAACTGGCCCATCAGGCCGTCTCCTGCATTGCCGCCGCCGGTTACCAGGACGTCGGGGACTATCTTGATCTTCCCTTCCTGGATGGCTGCGGCGATCAGTTCGACGATCTTGATCTGCTTGATGGCTTCCTCGCCGATAGCTTCCTGCTGCTTGTTGTAAGCCTGGGCGGTCGCCTCACCGATGGCGGCGATCTTGGAGGCCTCGCCATCGCCTATGGCCTTCAACCGCTTCCCTTCACCTGCCCCTTCCAGCGCTTTGGACTCTGCGTTGCCTTCGGCCAACGTGATCATCTCGGCTTTCTTTTGGGTCGCCACCTTCACGGCGATCTCCGACGCCACCAGGGTCGGCTGCTGGTCGGCGGTTGCACGCATCTTCTCCATCTCGGTGCGCTCCGCCTGACTCTTCTGCTCCATCTTGTACATCTCCTGCTGCTGCTCGGCGATGATCCTCTTGGTCTGGGTCTGCATCAGATCCTCGGGGAGCTTGATCTGGCAGATCAACACGGAGACACACTCAACGTGATACTTCTCCAGGTCGATCCGGGCGCGGGTTTCGGCCTTGGCCTGCTCTTCGGAGCGGCTCTGCAGGAAGTTCATGGCGGAGGCGGTGGAAGCCTGATTGCGGAAGGAGGAGTCGATCATTGGATGGATGACGTGCTGGATCAGGTTGTCGATGGAGCCCACTTTGGCCACCATGTAAGGGGCCTGGTCCGGACGGACGCGGATGACTACCTTGACGGAGACCTGGATCGGGAAACCGTCCTTGGAGATGACGGTCAACTGGTCGAAACGGGTGTCTTCCTGGTCGTCCCAGTCGATGGTGATGTTGGTGGTGTCGATGATGTAGGCCATGAAGGCGCGACGGTTGAGATAGTAGCGTCCCGGTCCGGCCACTTCTTCCTGGATGCCGCGGAACCCCTTGGGGACGACGTACTTCTCCTTCCCCTCTTCTTCCGAGGCGCCGGTCTGGGACGAGCCGAGACGTTTCTTCATCTCTTCGGTCGGATCTTCCCCCACGTTGGATACGATGACTCCGACCTGCCCTCGCTCGACTACGGCCACGTCGTCGATGGCGACACTGAACATGAGCGGGTTGATGTAATAGGTTCCGGGCCTCAGCACGTCGAGCTGCGGGCCGCGCTGGCCGTGCTTCAACAGGAAGGCGGAGCCATCCTGGTAGTCGTTATGCCCGGTGATGGGCGACGCCACGTATTCGCGCTCGGGGAGCGGAATGCCGTCGAGGGCGGTGACCAGACCGATCTTGTTCGCCTCGACTACAGCCGCCGGCGCCACCTGGATGTTGAAAAGGTTCAGGTTGATACGGTAGGTACCCGGGAGCAGCACGTCGATCTGCGGCCCTTTCTGGCCGCCGTTTTTGAGGAAGGCTTCGCCGTTCTCATAGTTGGAGTGCCCCGCCACGCTCTGGGCCAGGAGACGTCCCATGGGGATGGGAGCACCGTCCTGAGCGGTGACCATGCCGACCTCCCCTTTCGCGATGATCACGGCCTCGGCCTTGGTCACCTTGAAGAGGTTGGGATGGATGCGGTACACGCCCGGCGGCAGGATCTCGGTCTGCGGGCCCTTCTGCCCGCCGTTTATGATGAAGTCCTGGCCGGACTGAAAGGAGTTGTGGCCGGAAACCACGGCGGCGAAGATGCGCCCGGCGGGAATGGCCGAACCGTCGGCCGACTCCACCAGTCCGATCTCGCCGTCCCCGATCTTGGTCGCGGAACTCTTGGTCACCTTGAACAGATAGGGGTTGATGCGGTAATTGCCCGGAGGGATGATCTCGATCTGCGGGCCTTTCTGGCCGCCGTTGTTGATGAAGGCGTCTCCGTTTTGGAACGAGGCATGCCCTTCCACCGCCTGGGCGAAGATCCTTCCCTCGGGGATGGCGACGCCGTCCACCGACTCTACGATGCCGATCTCGGAGTCCTTGATCTCGGTCACGTTCCCCTTGGTCAGCTTGAAGAGATAGGGGTTGATGCGGTACTTGCCCGGAGGGAGCACCTCGATCTGCGGTCCCTTCTGGCCACCGTTTCGGATGAAGGCTTCGCCGTCCTGGAATGAGTTATGGCCGGCGACGACGGCGGCGAAGATGCGTCCCGACGGGATGGATGTGCCGTCCACCGATTCGATCAGGCCGATCTCGTTTTCGAGGATCTCGGTGAAGACGCTTTTGGTTGCCTTGTAGATGAACGGGATGAGGAAGTGCAGTCCCGGGCCGAGGGTACGGGCCTGGATACCGACTTCGTTCCCCAGGGCCACGACCCGCCCCTGGGGCATCTTGCTGCCGAACCAGCGCCGCTCGATGAGGGCGATCTCGTTGCCGCCGACGATAACCACCGAGTTCCAGAGCAGAATGACGAGAGCGGCGAAGGCGAGAAGGTAGAGATAGTGATTACCAATCCAGATGAAGATGTTTGCGGGGTCGGACATGGTGCCTCCTGGTGGA
Encoded here:
- a CDS encoding VF530 family DNA-binding protein, coding for MTTQSPNDPLHGVTLKMILTELVEELGWEELGRRIDIRCFTHTPSISSSLKFLRRTPWAREKVEEMYLRLKM
- a CDS encoding phosphorylase family protein gives rise to the protein MAFQTPADIKIEFRDHPRRALILTTVVCESRAVKAHLAKPERLVGEKGALYEYGYFSDPAGDWLVVHAITSQGNSDAGLVTGKAFQEFGSFHAVMFVGVAGSLKEDIPIGSVVVGDYVYNGHAAKVGDNETFSRPHGLPSARELLTAAQGLIYDDEWWDLVRPPVGTSLPDKNCYPCEFPPSAVVKGIVSGEEVVAGDKSPRFAWLRVHFNDCGAVEMEGWGVMNAAHHENASAIIVRGISDMCAGKDQANDKMHQPIAAAHAAAFAFSILSFRSKVPTQGNPSVEDTKTTGNEQNYDGHGPAESRTDFVFNFAGSIEDWPKEKVDAVVERLKVAFDDEKLTLVRVDVGSVRLVMSVRESDLGSMNLATLREVASESGVFLLGATSIESVGEADKAKVALATASVDLLAWEKTLPNGRWIERPERENIETRFQLDTSSTVLLGEPGSGKSALLSKITSELLGQGATVFALKADFISTEVRTELDLQRELNLPALPSDLVLRLAALQPVYVLIDQLDALASQLDLRSGRLNVLLNLVRRISNVTNIHVILSARTFEFNHDVRLRTIEAEAVRLSLPPWHEVKERLAEVGIDSDTWPESARDVVRIPQALKTFIGLVGAGRTEPFSTYQAMLEQLWHDRIASADDSEPLILLASDLAGQMAEEESLWLAASRFDNRLNSLNRLEALGFLVRSENSLSVAFSHQTVFDYVLARSFVRNTGLLSTYVQERQDSLFVRAKLWSALNYLREAEVTSYVRELTEIWMTKDLRRHLRLLLIEFLGQVNQPQQAEKRFMSDVMNSPDLRIFGLKAIGSGTGWFSHFASTAIWDAMSGTDPEAGQASRILALNWNTHCDQVVRLIKDRWLPYPAKDNFTWMTVQGCPQWSDEVEELAITALKRAPISVWAVEHTAMTLAVTQPVIALRLVRAKLDFLLVEAQGKPEPPPSKSEKSVEYEYVLRPRLKALEGLLETMEWGDIPSLSETVPSLFLEHVWSWYVAVFSEILGYSCSSDDNFVYPGRYILEVELGLSPQSPTREKPVMMALQIAVETLAKEMPETFLEWADENSTLEILAVQQLIARGYEVAAGVLASRALDWLLSDQRRFQLGNSYGHRSTTVHLVSACTPHWSTDEITRFQESVRSYKPSAPDHLHEPSQRKTFLDVVRASKKELLEAVGLDRLAPENRELVANEQRALGDRFGRSFKRGEVCCIGSPMDSSAMAKAKDRDILKIFREIPDKTHWDHPTHWMRGGNIQLSRAFAEFAKTYPARAMRLMEQFEPLQQERAAGYALDAMAEDAQNDKGLLDAFRDLHDRGFKSEDFRDSAARALEKIANRKGYISHDVIDILIEWLSLHPSQEEGTDNEELKVHSALKDEELSDGSILWGYGNTSFLPGGNYNSLSALASILLSRKEEGRDRYLSILNDHLSRETNPKVWKGLLHCLNNAGGSTPEGVSAFLRKLFNYFPEILATRDAVFFLAHAQRWDDQLVFDLIIDWSKSDRAFLQRAYGELVGLVATAKGTPRWECAREEIIVVGTESAKIGLAYASVNLWTEAPLRLKSTETLVALLKGASKDLVAAVMDVFRLVDDFVPDEFTVRLLRALADDNCDMTAAPSSFVVERLQALLPHEDELIATIAEKLIVAWRSELGDIRTGTAIAAPQLTDLALTLHRLGGTSRQSGVAIFEAMIQIDAYGACETLAEIDGRFGSHQAAARQRLAHRRRPSCTKR
- a CDS encoding SPFH domain-containing protein, yielding MSDPANIFIWIGNHYLYLLAFAALVILLWNSVVIVGGNEIALIERRWFGSKMPQGRVVALGNEVGIQARTLGPGLHFLIPFIYKATKSVFTEILENEIGLIESVDGTSIPSGRIFAAVVAGHNSFQDGEAFIRNGGQKGPQIEVLPPGKYRINPYLFKLTKGNVTEIKDSEIGIVESVDGVAIPEGRIFAQAVEGHASFQNGDAFINNGGQKGPQIEIIPPGNYRINPYLFKVTKSSATKIGDGEIGLVESADGSAIPAGRIFAAVVSGHNSFQSGQDFIINGGQKGPQTEILPPGVYRIHPNLFKVTKAEAVIIAKGEVGMVTAQDGAPIPMGRLLAQSVAGHSNYENGEAFLKNGGQKGPQIDVLLPGTYRINLNLFNIQVAPAAVVEANKIGLVTALDGIPLPEREYVASPITGHNDYQDGSAFLLKHGQRGPQLDVLRPGTYYINPLMFSVAIDDVAVVERGQVGVIVSNVGEDPTEEMKKRLGSSQTGASEEEGKEKYVVPKGFRGIQEEVAGPGRYYLNRRAFMAYIIDTTNITIDWDDQEDTRFDQLTVISKDGFPIQVSVKVVIRVRPDQAPYMVAKVGSIDNLIQHVIHPMIDSSFRNQASTASAMNFLQSRSEEQAKAETRARIDLEKYHVECVSVLICQIKLPEDLMQTQTKRIIAEQQQEMYKMEQKSQAERTEMEKMRATADQQPTLVASEIAVKVATQKKAEMITLAEGNAESKALEGAGEGKRLKAIGDGEASKIAAIGEATAQAYNKQQEAIGEEAIKQIKIVELIAAAIQEGKIKIVPDVLVTGGGNAGDGLMGQLSRLLPGVDLTALVNKQAALPKA